From Cricetulus griseus strain 17A/GY chromosome 1 unlocalized genomic scaffold, alternate assembly CriGri-PICRH-1.0 chr1_0, whole genome shotgun sequence, a single genomic window includes:
- the Them4 gene encoding acyl-coenzyme A thioesterase THEM4, translating to MLRSCAARLRTLVAAPARRPGPVWRLFSSEKVVHKDYGLPNPSWSKDLRLLFDQFMKKCEDGSWKRLSSYRQNPTRVLKDFQTRFVDPRFMKEEQMSKAQQFTRSFEEGLGFEYVMFYNKVERRMVCLFQSGLHLQGVPGYVHGGAIATIIDVTTGMCAYAEGVAMTANLNIDYKKPIPLCSVVVVNCQISNTEGRKLFVSCSIQSVDEKTLYTEATALFVKLDPDKRLT from the exons ATGCTGAGAAGCTGCGCTGCGCGCCTGCGCACTCTTGTGGCTGCGCCGGCGAGACGGCCGGGACCGGTGTGG aggttgttttcttctgagaaagTCGTTCACAAGGACTATGGTCTCCCAAACCCCAGTTGGAGCAAGGACCTAAGACTCCTCTTTGACCAATTCATGAAGAAATGTGAAGACGGCTCCTGGAAACGTTTGTCTTCATACAGACAAAATCCTACTCGAGTCCTTAAAGACTTCCAAACCCGCTTTGTTG ACCCCCGGTTTATGAAAGAAGAACAAATGTCAAAGGCCCAACAGTTCACCAGAAGCTTTGAGGAAGGCTTGGGCTTTGAATATGTGATGTTCTATAATAAAGTGGAGAGGAGGATGGTTTGCTTGTTTCAATCAGGTCTTCACCTGCAAGGGGTACCTGG ATATGTTCATGGAGGCGCCATTGCAACCATCATTGACGTCACCACTGGCATGTGTGCATACGCTGAGGGAGTTGCCATGACCGCCAACCTCAACATCGACTATAAAAA ACCTATCCCCCTTTGTTCCGTTGTGGTGGTAAACTGCCAAATTAGTAATACTGAAGGAAGgaaactttttgtttcctgtagtATTCAGAGTGTTGATGAGAAGACATTATACACAGAGGCAACAG